One genomic region from Haloarcula taiwanensis encodes:
- a CDS encoding serine/threonine protein phosphatase, whose protein sequence is MVQNVASVMAELEPEDFHLLSGVEQGMRFSEYVAREKLTEFSRLTSEDVDYRLDRCADRGLVERKTIQYEGFKLTFEGYDTLALHTFAERDTIEGVGSPLGVGKESDVYEAQSYKPVALKYHREGYTNFREVMKEREYTADRDHVSWLYTARKAAEREYDALETLYPNVAVPQPIDTNRHAIVMEKIDGVELSRTKLETEQVLPILDLVLEEMQTAYREGYVHADMSEYNVFVTNEGVVVFDWPQAVPTDHENARELLTRDVENIVSYFERKYPQEISDVDRDAVAERLAVDTFDSITDFTE, encoded by the coding sequence ATGGTCCAGAACGTGGCTTCAGTGATGGCGGAGCTGGAACCCGAGGACTTCCATCTGCTCTCCGGCGTCGAGCAGGGGATGCGGTTCTCGGAGTACGTCGCCCGCGAGAAGTTGACCGAGTTCTCACGGCTGACGTCGGAAGACGTCGACTACCGGCTCGACCGGTGTGCGGACCGGGGACTGGTCGAGCGCAAGACCATCCAGTACGAAGGGTTCAAACTCACTTTCGAGGGGTACGACACGCTTGCGCTGCATACATTCGCCGAGCGCGACACAATCGAAGGAGTCGGGTCTCCACTGGGTGTCGGCAAGGAAAGCGACGTGTACGAGGCTCAATCGTACAAGCCGGTGGCACTGAAATACCACCGCGAGGGGTACACCAATTTCCGTGAAGTGATGAAAGAGCGGGAGTATACCGCCGACCGCGACCACGTTTCTTGGCTCTACACCGCCCGGAAGGCCGCCGAACGGGAGTACGATGCCCTCGAAACGCTGTATCCGAACGTGGCGGTTCCCCAGCCAATCGACACGAACCGCCATGCGATTGTCATGGAAAAAATAGACGGCGTCGAACTCTCCCGAACGAAACTCGAAACGGAACAGGTACTGCCGATTCTGGATCTCGTCCTCGAAGAGATGCAGACGGCCTACCGCGAAGGGTACGTCCACGCGGACATGAGCGAGTACAACGTCTTCGTCACGAATGAAGGCGTGGTCGTTTTCGATTGGCCACAGGCTGTCCCGACCGACCACGAAAACGCCCGGGAACTGCTAACTCGCGATGTTGAGAACATCGTGAGCTACTTCGAACGAAAATACCCGCAGGAAATCAGTGACGTGGACAGAGACGCAGTCGCTGAACGGCTGGCGGTCGACACGTTCGATTCTATTACCGATTTTACTGAGTAG
- a CDS encoding iron-dependent repressor: MNTAPEYLLAIYIAQHRDEPPVAPGELGEMLDRSPAAVTEMCQRLAEENLVTYEPYEGVTLTESGHEEAAELHETYVTVSWFFRGVLDLDDHETEAMELAGLVSPMVAERLAATLPCNAETKQDGSEAGSTAPDEDTA; encoded by the coding sequence ATGAACACAGCACCGGAGTATCTGCTGGCGATTTACATCGCCCAGCACCGGGACGAACCGCCAGTCGCCCCGGGAGAGTTGGGGGAGATGCTTGATCGGTCTCCGGCGGCGGTGACGGAGATGTGCCAGCGACTCGCAGAGGAGAATCTCGTCACATATGAGCCGTACGAGGGGGTGACGCTGACAGAGTCAGGGCATGAGGAGGCAGCGGAGTTACACGAGACGTATGTGACCGTCTCGTGGTTCTTTCGGGGGGTTCTCGATCTCGACGATCACGAGACGGAAGCGATGGAGCTGGCCGGTCTAGTCAGCCCGATGGTCGCGGAGCGACTGGCCGCCACACTGCCCTGCAACGCCGAGACGAAACAGGACGGTTCAGAGGCTGGTTCGACGGCGCCGGATGAGGATACCGCCTGA
- a CDS encoding peptide ABC transporter substrate-binding protein, whose amino-acid sequence MSHDAAAGTSTVTRRRVLKTAGAATVMTLAGCSAGTDGGGDGESEGGQSLDPVRERAEVAVDEIQDGGTLRFGLGAGIDSFDPSYSTSAPAGNVHGLIYESLITQDAAGTVYPWLAKTWERIDVKEVEDGAYEPYMVSAETDDEGNLVADDQIIIRNPEAGEVLTVNEAPDAVADGTYGIKYRAELHEGVTFHNGEEMTAEHVARSYEVLENSSISAQTFDSFLYAEAVDDYTVDIYGQEPDAEADSQLPTTVYPMEHIEEYPDTGADPRNDLTPIGTGPFEFESYEAEQRAEFSTFDDYWLDDLGLDALEWWDGPEGFPTSPVVDAVTVAIVQDDATRAAALNNGEIDLTYGLTSDTYGEYRSAEDYRLSVTNAGAYNFLQYPVTVSPWDDERVRRGVNQLIPRAQIAENIYNGYRNPAYTPLPELAADEGSADYNALVEELRPQTEQDTEAATELLQEAVDDLGVETPIEATIETNTSDDRVREAELIAQVMSNTEFFDISVETFEFTTFVQRILGPEYYQQGNIVLIGLSGTFNPGSFYDAVNSIDNFGQCCNFQRVDTPDLDEIATEARFSVEAVEDPQFRGEQYDQVWRGLIEQAPNSYTVFGTNVSSLSTDYVGHNTYTFSSGILPYGLHDPTDQQVAYLDRE is encoded by the coding sequence ATGTCTCATGACGCAGCTGCAGGCACGAGTACAGTGACGCGACGGCGCGTCCTCAAGACGGCGGGCGCGGCAACAGTAATGACACTCGCCGGTTGTAGCGCCGGCACTGACGGAGGTGGAGACGGCGAAAGCGAGGGTGGACAGAGCCTCGACCCGGTCCGGGAGCGGGCGGAGGTCGCCGTCGACGAGATTCAGGACGGCGGGACACTCAGGTTCGGCCTCGGCGCGGGTATCGATTCTTTCGACCCGTCATACAGCACCAGCGCGCCGGCCGGCAACGTCCACGGACTCATCTACGAGAGTCTCATCACGCAGGACGCCGCGGGGACTGTGTACCCGTGGCTCGCGAAGACGTGGGAACGGATAGACGTCAAAGAAGTCGAGGACGGGGCCTACGAGCCGTACATGGTGTCGGCGGAGACGGACGACGAGGGGAACCTCGTTGCCGACGACCAGATCATCATCAGGAACCCCGAGGCCGGCGAGGTCCTGACGGTCAATGAAGCGCCTGATGCCGTTGCAGACGGCACCTACGGGATCAAGTACCGGGCCGAACTCCACGAGGGGGTCACCTTCCACAACGGCGAGGAGATGACCGCAGAGCACGTCGCCCGGTCGTATGAGGTGCTTGAGAACTCCTCGATTTCGGCTCAGACCTTCGACTCCTTTCTCTACGCGGAGGCCGTCGACGACTACACCGTCGACATCTACGGACAGGAGCCCGACGCCGAGGCCGACAGCCAGCTCCCGACGACAGTGTACCCGATGGAGCACATCGAAGAGTATCCCGACACTGGCGCGGACCCGCGAAACGACCTGACGCCGATCGGGACCGGCCCCTTCGAGTTCGAGTCCTACGAGGCCGAACAGCGCGCCGAGTTCAGCACGTTCGACGACTACTGGCTGGACGACCTTGGCCTCGACGCGCTGGAGTGGTGGGACGGGCCAGAGGGGTTCCCGACGAGCCCGGTCGTCGACGCGGTCACGGTCGCTATCGTGCAAGACGACGCGACCCGGGCGGCCGCGCTCAACAACGGCGAGATAGACCTCACCTACGGGCTCACGAGCGACACCTACGGCGAGTACCGGAGCGCGGAGGACTACCGGCTCAGCGTGACCAACGCCGGGGCGTACAACTTCCTCCAGTACCCCGTCACCGTCTCGCCGTGGGACGACGAGCGGGTCCGCCGGGGCGTCAATCAGCTGATTCCGCGCGCCCAGATCGCCGAGAACATCTACAACGGCTACCGGAACCCGGCGTACACGCCGCTGCCGGAGCTGGCCGCCGACGAGGGGTCGGCGGATTACAACGCGCTGGTCGAGGAACTGCGCCCACAGACCGAACAGGACACCGAGGCCGCGACCGAACTCCTGCAGGAGGCCGTCGACGACCTCGGCGTCGAGACGCCCATCGAGGCGACCATCGAGACAAACACCTCCGACGACCGCGTGCGCGAGGCCGAACTCATCGCCCAGGTGATGAGCAACACGGAGTTTTTCGACATCAGCGTCGAGACCTTCGAGTTCACGACCTTCGTCCAGCGCATCCTCGGGCCGGAGTACTACCAGCAGGGCAACATCGTCCTCATCGGCCTCTCGGGCACGTTCAACCCCGGGAGCTTCTACGACGCCGTCAACTCCATCGACAACTTCGGGCAGTGCTGTAACTTCCAGCGGGTCGACACGCCGGACCTCGACGAGATAGCGACGGAGGCGCGGTTCTCGGTCGAGGCCGTCGAGGACCCGCAGTTCCGCGGCGAGCAGTACGACCAGGTGTGGCGGGGCCTCATCGAGCAGGCCCCGAACAGCTACACCGTCTTCGGGACGAACGTCTCGTCGCTGTCGACCGACTACGTCGGGCACAACACGTACACGTTCTCCAGCGGCATCCTGCCATACGGGCTGCACGACCCGACGGACCAGCAGGTCGCATATCTGGATCGGGAGTGA
- a CDS encoding peptide ABC transporter permease: MSLRRFVAVRVAATVPILFGVSVLTFALVHLTPGDPIDQMVALNPQISAAEEAAIRARYGLDGPVWQQYLTWMSNVLQGDLGTVISVDQPVLPYILARLPETVALGLFGWAIALLIAIPTGIYAAVNKDTLGDDLSRVFALSGISLPNFWLGLMLILVFALWLDLWPVLAPDKPLLSHEMLWYLVLPGVTIGTASSATLMRVMRSSMAEELNKEYVTAARAKGLPERTVVLKHVLRNSLISVTTIAAFLTASIFAGAVVVEQVFAWPGLGRAFVGAIIGREVDLIMAITLFTGVTIILANLLADIMYAVLDPRIRYD, from the coding sequence ATGAGCCTCAGACGATTCGTCGCGGTTCGCGTGGCGGCGACGGTGCCGATACTGTTCGGCGTCTCGGTGCTTACCTTCGCGCTGGTCCACCTGACGCCGGGGGACCCCATCGACCAGATGGTCGCCCTGAATCCGCAGATTTCGGCGGCCGAGGAGGCCGCGATACGCGCCAGGTACGGCCTCGACGGTCCGGTCTGGCAGCAGTACCTCACGTGGATGAGCAACGTCCTGCAGGGCGACCTCGGGACGGTCATCAGCGTCGACCAGCCGGTCCTGCCCTACATTCTTGCTCGGCTCCCCGAAACCGTCGCGCTGGGGCTGTTCGGCTGGGCCATCGCCCTGCTCATCGCCATCCCGACCGGCATCTACGCCGCGGTGAACAAGGACACGCTGGGCGACGACCTCTCGCGGGTGTTCGCCCTGTCGGGCATCTCCCTGCCGAACTTCTGGCTCGGCCTGATGCTCATCCTCGTGTTCGCGCTCTGGCTGGACCTGTGGCCGGTGCTGGCCCCGGACAAGCCGCTGCTCTCCCACGAGATGCTGTGGTATCTCGTCCTCCCGGGAGTCACCATCGGGACGGCGTCGTCGGCGACGCTGATGCGCGTGATGCGGTCGTCGATGGCAGAGGAACTGAACAAAGAGTACGTCACGGCGGCGCGGGCGAAGGGACTGCCCGAGCGAACGGTCGTGTTGAAACACGTCCTGCGGAACTCGCTCATCTCGGTGACGACCATCGCTGCGTTCCTGACCGCGAGCATCTTCGCCGGTGCCGTCGTCGTCGAGCAGGTGTTCGCCTGGCCCGGGCTGGGACGGGCCTTCGTCGGCGCGATCATCGGCCGCGAGGTCGACCTCATCATGGCCATCACGCTGTTTACCGGCGTGACGATCATCCTCGCGAACCTGCTTGCAGACATCATGTACGCTGTGCTTGACCCACGAATCCGCTATGATTGA
- a CDS encoding peptide ABC transporter permease, producing MSTDRGRIRITGFDADRVESREPLSDWTETRDTGTESRWARAWREFRRNRSAMLGLYIVTAMALLAVFARPITVAGVTVQPFSLAPYDPSAILYAQGLDVSAYEAPSLAHPFGTDGSARDVFSRVLYGGRFSLSIGFIVVLVTAVIGLVYGAVAGYYGGRVDEVMMRILDLIFAFPGLLLALIIVAVLGKGYWELVLAFTAIGWAGYARLIRGEILKVKENEYVLAAKALGARDRRVIFRHVVPNAIAPLVVQASLSIGTVVIGVAALGFLGLGLPPSSAEWGTMLDQTRETIVQGPGGSIPWWVTVFPGGAIFLFVMSMNLIGDGINDALDAQESEDVARGGEV from the coding sequence ATGAGTACGGACCGAGGACGCATCCGGATAACGGGGTTCGACGCCGACCGCGTCGAGTCCCGCGAACCGCTATCCGACTGGACAGAGACGAGAGACACGGGGACAGAGAGCCGGTGGGCGCGCGCCTGGCGCGAGTTCCGCCGGAACCGCAGCGCCATGCTCGGGCTGTACATCGTCACGGCGATGGCGCTGCTCGCGGTGTTCGCCCGTCCAATTACGGTCGCGGGCGTCACCGTCCAGCCGTTCTCGCTCGCGCCGTACGACCCGAGCGCCATCCTGTACGCACAGGGCCTCGACGTGAGCGCCTACGAGGCCCCGTCGCTGGCCCATCCCTTCGGCACCGACGGCTCCGCGCGGGACGTGTTCTCCCGCGTGCTGTACGGCGGCCGGTTCAGCCTCTCTATCGGCTTCATCGTCGTCCTCGTCACCGCCGTAATCGGGCTGGTGTACGGCGCGGTCGCCGGCTACTACGGCGGCCGGGTCGACGAGGTGATGATGCGGATACTCGACCTCATCTTCGCGTTCCCCGGCCTTCTGCTCGCGCTCATCATCGTCGCCGTGCTCGGCAAGGGGTACTGGGAGCTGGTGCTCGCCTTCACCGCTATCGGCTGGGCGGGCTACGCCCGACTGATACGCGGCGAGATTCTGAAAGTCAAAGAAAACGAGTACGTGCTGGCGGCGAAAGCGCTGGGAGCGCGGGACCGCCGTGTCATCTTCAGACACGTCGTCCCCAACGCCATCGCGCCGCTTGTCGTCCAGGCTTCCCTCTCCATCGGGACTGTCGTTATCGGCGTGGCGGCCCTTGGGTTCCTCGGGCTGGGTCTCCCACCCAGCTCCGCCGAGTGGGGCACGATGCTGGACCAGACCCGCGAGACCATCGTCCAAGGACCGGGCGGGTCGATTCCCTGGTGGGTCACCGTCTTCCCCGGCGGCGCAATCTTCCTGTTTGTCATGTCGATGAACCTCATCGGCGACGGCATCAACGACGCGCTGGACGCACAGGAGAGCGAAGACGTGGCCCGCGGGGGCGAGGTCTGA
- a CDS encoding ABC transporter ATP-binding protein, which yields MALLEVEDLTVKFYTEEGVVTAVDDLSFRIERGEKFGVVGESGAGKSVTALSVMRLIEEPGRIESGTVRFDGEDLMELSESDVRDVRGNDIAMIFQDAQTALNPVYTVGEQIAEAIRHHLDYDDTAARERAIRLLDDVGIPEPAARYDDYPHEFSGGMQQRVVIAMALSCDPDLLIADEPTTALDVTIEAKILDRLERLAEEYDTAIQLITHDLGVIAELCDRVMVMYAGRAVETATVEELYYDPKHPYTVGLMSAIPRIGDRQDRLQTIPGTMPDLVEVPSGCSFHPRCPFAEEVCTRKQPPLVDPDTGDGVGLSDRAAACLAYTGDLDGELDYEVEVKGRDAPPTEPQSNARLHASDAEKRRADSDPLRADSDPVGADTDLLDQSDDVDDETGGRQDG from the coding sequence ATGGCGCTGCTGGAAGTCGAGGACCTCACGGTCAAGTTCTACACCGAGGAGGGCGTCGTCACCGCCGTCGACGACCTTTCCTTTCGCATTGAGCGCGGCGAGAAGTTCGGCGTCGTCGGCGAGAGCGGCGCGGGCAAGAGCGTCACCGCGCTATCGGTAATGCGACTCATCGAAGAGCCTGGCCGCATCGAGAGCGGGACCGTCCGTTTCGACGGTGAAGACCTCATGGAACTGTCCGAATCCGACGTTCGAGACGTGCGGGGCAACGACATCGCGATGATATTTCAGGACGCACAGACCGCACTCAATCCCGTCTACACCGTCGGCGAGCAGATCGCCGAGGCGATCCGCCACCACCTCGACTACGATGACACGGCCGCCCGCGAGCGGGCTATCCGCCTGCTCGACGACGTAGGCATCCCCGAACCGGCGGCCCGCTACGACGACTACCCCCACGAGTTCTCCGGCGGGATGCAACAGCGGGTCGTCATCGCCATGGCGCTGTCCTGTGACCCCGACCTGCTCATCGCCGACGAGCCGACGACGGCGCTCGACGTGACCATCGAGGCGAAGATTCTGGACCGGCTGGAACGGCTCGCCGAGGAGTACGACACGGCCATCCAGCTCATCACCCACGACCTCGGGGTCATCGCGGAGCTGTGCGACCGGGTGATGGTAATGTACGCCGGCCGCGCCGTCGAGACGGCGACCGTCGAAGAGCTGTACTACGACCCGAAACACCCCTACACCGTCGGGCTGATGAGCGCCATCCCCCGCATCGGCGACCGGCAGGACCGCCTCCAGACGATTCCGGGGACGATGCCGGACCTCGTAGAGGTGCCCTCCGGCTGTAGCTTCCACCCGCGGTGTCCCTTCGCCGAAGAGGTGTGTACGCGCAAACAGCCGCCGCTCGTCGACCCCGACACCGGGGACGGTGTCGGTCTGTCCGACCGGGCAGCAGCCTGTCTGGCCTACACCGGCGACCTCGACGGCGAACTGGATTACGAGGTCGAAGTGAAAGGCCGGGACGCGCCGCCCACCGAGCCACAGTCGAACGCCCGTCTCCACGCGTCGGACGCCGAGAAGCGCCGGGCCGACTCCGATCCGCTTCGCGCCGATTCCGACCCGGTTGGAGCCGATACCGACCTGCTTGACCAGAGCGACGACGTGGACGACGAGACTGGAGGCCGGCAAGATGGCTAG
- a CDS encoding peptide ABC transporter ATP-binding protein: protein MARTADNPVLEVENLTKYYESGGSLIDTLLGRNQEVKALDGVDLELYPGETLGIVGESGCGKTTLAQSLLRLIEPTAGTVRYKGEDLTAASDDRLRALRKDIQYIFQDPFASLNPRLTVGDIVGEPLDIHDIAEGEARTERVSDLLETVGLNQRHAHRYPHEFSGGQRQRIGIARALAVDPEVIVCDEPVSALDVSVQAQILNLLADLQSEFGLSYIVIAHDLSVVEHIADRVGVLYLGEFAEVGPTEDVFQPPYHPYAEALLSAIPEPDPGWEGDRIFLSGDVPSPLNPPSGCRFHTRCPKVIQPEGTDMAQSEWRSLMDLKQRLRKADSLEAVTAVQEGVEDEDRSQLSRSALDTRVRAEFGLPDTVGDREAEDVLATTLDHLHNGAFEAARTVLNDAFESPCERTDPALFDVGDDHRIACLLYDDAYPDAPTRTG from the coding sequence ATGGCTAGGACGGCGGACAACCCCGTTCTGGAGGTCGAGAACCTCACAAAGTACTACGAATCCGGGGGGAGCCTCATCGATACCCTGCTGGGCCGGAATCAGGAAGTGAAGGCGCTGGACGGCGTCGACCTCGAACTGTACCCCGGGGAGACACTCGGTATCGTCGGGGAGTCCGGCTGTGGCAAGACGACACTCGCCCAGAGCCTGCTGCGGCTCATCGAACCCACGGCCGGGACGGTCCGGTACAAGGGTGAGGACCTGACGGCAGCTTCTGACGACCGCCTCCGGGCGCTCCGAAAGGACATCCAGTACATCTTTCAGGACCCCTTTGCCAGCCTTAATCCGCGGCTGACGGTCGGCGACATCGTCGGTGAGCCACTGGACATCCACGACATCGCCGAGGGCGAGGCCCGGACCGAGCGCGTCAGCGATCTGCTGGAAACCGTGGGACTCAATCAGCGGCACGCCCACCGCTACCCCCACGAGTTTTCCGGCGGCCAGCGCCAGCGTATCGGCATCGCCCGGGCGCTCGCCGTCGACCCCGAGGTCATCGTCTGTGACGAACCCGTCTCGGCACTGGACGTGAGCGTGCAGGCCCAGATTCTGAACCTGCTCGCGGACCTGCAGTCGGAGTTCGGCCTCTCCTATATCGTCATCGCGCACGACCTCAGCGTCGTCGAACACATTGCCGACCGCGTTGGTGTCCTCTATCTCGGAGAGTTCGCCGAGGTCGGCCCGACCGAAGACGTGTTTCAGCCGCCGTATCACCCCTACGCCGAGGCGCTGCTGTCCGCCATTCCGGAGCCAGATCCCGGCTGGGAGGGCGACCGTATTTTCCTCTCTGGCGACGTTCCATCGCCGCTGAACCCGCCGTCTGGCTGTCGGTTCCACACCCGCTGTCCGAAGGTTATCCAGCCCGAGGGGACAGACATGGCACAGTCGGAGTGGCGGTCACTGATGGACCTGAAACAGCGGCTCCGCAAAGCCGACTCGCTGGAAGCGGTGACCGCAGTGCAGGAGGGCGTCGAGGACGAGGACCGCAGTCAGCTCTCACGGTCGGCCCTCGACACGCGGGTCCGAGCCGAGTTCGGCCTCCCGGACACGGTCGGCGACCGCGAGGCCGAGGACGTGCTCGCGACGACGCTAGACCACCTGCACAACGGGGCGTTCGAAGCCGCGCGGACGGTGCTGAACGACGCCTTCGAATCGCCCTGTGAGCGAACCGACCCAGCGCTGTTCGATGTCGGCGACGACCACCGTATCGCCTGCCTGCTGTACGACGACGCGTATCCGGATGCACCGACACGGACCGGATAG
- a CDS encoding hybrid sensor histidine kinase/response regulator has product MLSPSDTVRLLYVDDEPDFAATAAAFLERENDRFRVETAPNAEDALERLAESPVDCIVSDYDMPGRDGIEFLEAVRKEYPDLPLILFTGKGSEEVASDAISAGVTDYMQKEGGTDQYTLLANRVQNVVAAKQSATEAKRRRHRLEQILKTVPSCVVQLDRDGQFVFANQRAVDVLGLSQSAVKDRAYNDPKWDIRDFDGNPIPDAELPFRQVLETGQPLADARHTIHWPDGTEKVLSVNGAPLFDEDGAVESVVCTLTDITDKRDQKRDLQETERRLQLALEASETGVWEWNYETDKVVLSDTLERLLGFEPGGFDGTLSAVFDLIHPEDSHEVREQIERAVETDSIYDGEFRVIDVDGNVRWGSVRGQPLSDDDRTLMVGVHHDITEQRERERDLRRAERRLEAILENTTTPMFMKDDDGQYIFVNHGYREMTGLTDAEIVGRTDFELFPEETAETAWTNDRAVLHTGEPLEVEERIVIDGEAQQYLSTKVPIYDTGERSDPDTPVAVFGIASDITDIREQERELQRERDRLAEFASVVSHDLRSPLSAAQGRLKLTRTTGDESHLAGIETALDRMERIIDDVLLLARQGRDIKEPEPVSLRDAVADAWEMVSQDAGDGTLGFADTVGRDVTITADRPRLLQLLENLLRNSVEHGSTSCSTGVDDSAEHGSVEPRSQDQTDVDHGATSSQTKPEDTANGKCVTITIGTAEDGFYVADDGPGVPGAKRGTLFEAGYSTDDDGTGFGLAIVDRIAEAHGWSVDVSESADGGARFEITGVEFE; this is encoded by the coding sequence ATGCTATCACCAAGTGACACGGTTCGGCTGTTGTACGTCGACGACGAGCCGGATTTCGCGGCAACGGCTGCTGCGTTTCTTGAGCGTGAGAACGACCGGTTCCGCGTCGAGACGGCGCCGAACGCGGAAGACGCGCTGGAGCGGCTTGCGGAGTCACCGGTTGATTGTATCGTGTCGGACTACGACATGCCCGGACGCGACGGTATCGAGTTCCTCGAAGCCGTCCGCAAGGAGTACCCCGACCTCCCGCTCATCCTGTTTACTGGAAAGGGAAGCGAGGAAGTCGCGAGCGACGCTATCTCGGCCGGTGTCACCGATTACATGCAGAAGGAAGGGGGCACAGACCAGTACACATTGCTGGCTAATCGGGTCCAGAACGTGGTGGCGGCGAAACAGTCGGCAACCGAGGCCAAGCGCCGGCGACACCGACTCGAACAGATACTCAAGACCGTCCCGTCGTGTGTCGTGCAACTCGACCGCGACGGCCAGTTCGTGTTCGCCAATCAGCGCGCCGTCGACGTTCTCGGACTGTCGCAGTCGGCGGTGAAAGACCGGGCCTACAACGACCCGAAGTGGGATATCCGGGACTTCGACGGGAACCCGATACCGGACGCGGAGCTCCCGTTTCGACAGGTGCTTGAAACCGGCCAGCCCCTGGCCGACGCTCGGCACACGATTCACTGGCCGGACGGCACGGAGAAGGTGCTCTCCGTGAACGGTGCGCCGCTGTTCGACGAGGACGGGGCTGTCGAAAGCGTGGTCTGTACGCTGACCGATATCACCGACAAGCGCGACCAGAAGCGGGACCTACAGGAAACCGAACGCCGACTCCAGCTGGCTCTAGAGGCCAGCGAAACGGGAGTCTGGGAATGGAACTACGAGACAGACAAGGTTGTGTTGAGCGACACGCTCGAACGGCTCTTGGGCTTCGAGCCCGGTGGGTTCGACGGGACGCTGTCGGCCGTGTTCGACCTGATTCACCCCGAGGACTCCCATGAAGTCCGCGAGCAGATAGAGCGAGCAGTCGAAACGGACAGCATCTACGACGGAGAGTTCCGGGTAATCGACGTGGACGGGAACGTCCGATGGGGGTCCGTTCGGGGACAGCCCCTATCAGACGACGACAGGACACTGATGGTCGGCGTCCACCACGACATCACCGAGCAGAGAGAACGTGAGCGTGACCTGCGGAGAGCAGAGCGACGGCTCGAAGCGATTCTGGAAAACACCACGACCCCGATGTTCATGAAAGACGACGACGGGCAGTACATCTTCGTCAACCACGGCTATCGGGAGATGACTGGGCTCACTGACGCGGAAATCGTCGGCCGCACCGACTTCGAGTTGTTCCCGGAAGAAACAGCCGAAACGGCGTGGACAAACGACCGTGCCGTCCTACACACTGGCGAACCGCTGGAGGTTGAGGAGCGTATCGTTATCGACGGCGAGGCACAGCAGTATCTCTCGACAAAGGTCCCGATATACGACACGGGGGAGCGGTCCGACCCCGATACCCCGGTCGCCGTGTTCGGCATCGCAAGCGATATTACCGACATTCGCGAGCAAGAACGGGAGCTACAGCGTGAGCGCGACCGGCTCGCCGAGTTTGCCAGCGTCGTCAGCCACGACCTTCGCAGTCCTCTGAGCGCCGCACAGGGACGATTGAAGCTCACCCGAACAACCGGTGATGAGAGCCATCTGGCGGGGATCGAGACTGCGCTCGACCGGATGGAGCGCATTATCGATGACGTGTTGCTTCTGGCTCGCCAGGGGCGAGACATCAAGGAGCCCGAGCCGGTTTCGCTCCGTGACGCGGTTGCGGATGCCTGGGAGATGGTCTCTCAGGACGCCGGGGACGGGACCCTCGGCTTCGCCGACACTGTCGGGCGGGACGTGACGATTACCGCCGACCGGCCGCGCCTGCTGCAACTGCTCGAAAACCTGCTCCGGAACAGTGTGGAACACGGTTCCACGAGCTGTTCGACGGGAGTCGATGACAGTGCGGAACACGGGTCGGTCGAGCCACGGTCACAGGACCAGACGGATGTGGACCACGGCGCTACCAGCAGCCAGACGAAGCCAGAGGACACAGCTAACGGCAAGTGCGTGACAATAACTATCGGAACCGCCGAAGACGGTTTCTACGTCGCAGACGATGGCCCCGGCGTCCCAGGAGCCAAGCGTGGGACACTGTTCGAGGCGGGATACTCGACCGACGACGATGGCACCGGGTTCGGACTGGCGATTGTCGACCGCATCGCTGAGGCCCACGGCTGGTCGGTCGACGTGTCGGAAAGCGCCGACGGCGGGGCACGATTCGAGATTACCGGCGTCGAGTTCGAATAG